The Piliocolobus tephrosceles isolate RC106 chromosome 4, ASM277652v3, whole genome shotgun sequence genome contains the following window.
CTGGGCCCAAGCTGTGTAGAGGCCTTAACCAGCGATAACGGCGGCGACGGCGAAACCTCGGAGCTCGCAGGGCGGGGGCAAGGCCCGGGCCTTGGAGATGGAGAATTCCCAGTTGTGTAAGCTGTTCATCGGCGGCCTCAATGTGCAGACGAGTGAGTCGGGCCTGCGCGGCCACTTTGAGGCCTTTGGGACTCTGACGGACTGCGTGGTGGTGGTGAATCCCCAGACCAAGCGCTCCCGTTGCTTTGGCTTCGTGACCTACTCCAATGTGGAGGAGGCCGACGCCGCCATGGCCGCCTCGCCCCATGCCGTGGACGGCAACACTGTGGAGCTGAAGCGGGCGGTGTCCCGGGAGGATTCGGCGCGGCCCGGTGCCCACGCCAAGGTTAAGAAGCTCTTTGTCGGGGGCCTTAAGGGAGACGTGGCTGAGGGCGACCTGATCGAGCACTTCTCGCAGTTTGGCACCGTGGAAAAGGCCGAGATTATTGCCGACAAGCAGTCCGGCAAGAAGCGTGGATTCGGCTTCGTGTATTTTCAGAATCACGACGCGGCAGACAAGGCCGCGGTGGTCAAGTTCCATCCGATTCAGGGCCATCGCGTGGAGGTGAAGAAGGCAGTCCCCAAGGAGGATATCTACTCCGGTGGGGGTGGAGGCGGCTCCCGATCCTCCCGGGGCGGCCGAGGCGGCCGGGGGCGCGGCGGTGGTCGAGACCAGAACGGCCTTTCCAAGGGCGGCGGCGGCGGTTACAACAGCTACGGTGGTtacggcggcggcggtggcggcggctaCAATGCTTacggaggcggcggcggcggttcGTCGTACGGTGGGAGCGACTACGGTAACGGCTTCGGCGGCTTCGGCAGCTACAGTCAGCATCAGTCCTCCTATGGGCCCATGaagagcggcggcggcggcggaggcaGCAGCTGGGGCGGTCGCAGTAATAGTGGACCTTACAGAGGCGGCTATGGAGGTGGGGGTGGCTATGGAGGGAGCTccttctaaaagaaaatttaaaatgcctgGGAGTGGCTATTGGGGTAGCTCTTTTCAACAACCCAAGTGGGGTCAACTCCTAAGCCccaccccctcacacacacaccgcCTTCCCTGTTTTGCCCTTGGGGGAGCCACTTCTAAGGCTGCTTACCCTTGGGGGTGTTCCTCTATTTGCCTGCCACCTCTCTTGTCTCTCCCTCTGAAGATGGACTCGGCCCcacatacacatttttgtgtTACAGTCATTGATGgactctatttttttattattacttggACCTTGGTCGTTTTTATACTAGCAAAatgtcttgttttaatttgtgttttttggggggagggagggagtgaacTTGCTGATTCTGTAGCAAAACCTGGgcgggggttggggtggggggtagTTTACTTTGTTGTAAGGACTTGATAACCTGGCTACAGCGTTTTCTATGAAATCTACTTGGATCCCATGCCTGAAATTTGGAAGCATATGTACAAAAATCATTTTtacgttttatttttaataaatcattGTGTTTGACCGTACAtgtctaacattttttttttaggatcCATTCCGTACCGTTTTTAAGGGATATTTGTTTAAGACTTTACGTGTTAATTCTTTATTCTTGATGTGTACTTAGAGAAACTTAAGAGGTCCTGTGGTTTCCGCCCCCCCCCTTCCTGTTGCCCTGCTAGTTGCGTGTTGAATTATATCCCTTACAGGCAAAACTTTTGAAGTGGTGGATGTGGCTTTTTAAACTCTTAAGTTTCTGTGCATCCATCTCTTGTACTAAGCGATTTGCTTATCATCTTGACATGGTTGGTCATTTCTATGACAATTTACTTCAAACTGTGTACTGTGTAGTTCTATATAGTTTGTGTTAAGCATGTCATTCATATaaactgtttaaaatttttcagatggCCTAGTTTCATCCCTCTTACTGGTTTATCTGTAATGAATGGTTAAAAATAAGGGTTATATTTTACCCTCAGATGCGTTTTTGTACTTTCAGAGCAGGTTTAAAcggtttttttcccccccctaTATCTGAACTGTTGTCCTCATGGAAATCCTTTTCCCGATCTTTGTAGCACCACCTACTGGCAGAATGGCAGAGTAGCTGCGAAacaatttgtttaaaaacttGCTTAGGACAATTGCATCAGATATGGAAGTTTTGCCATCAGAATTCTTTGCAGACTTGGAAGTTACACATTTGCTTGTAACTTAGATGGGCTTCACAGGAATGTAGTTGCCAGTTCATATCACAATTGCCCTTTCTATATGAGGTTTGAAAATGTAAACTGCTATGCATAGCGTGGGCAATCGCCCTAAATTGCTATGACAACTAATGAACCAGCTACGTATACTGGTATTTTAGGTGCAAGTTGTAAAGCAAAATATCTGTGTATTCTGCTTGGTTAACAAATGTGTATTTGTAGCCCTTTCATGCAATAGCATTCAAGTTGTTGtttataagagaagaaaaaactgatAATAGGAGAAAATTGCCTTTCTGAATAGAAATATAGAATAGCAACGTTTATGGATATCACAAATAAAGAATTCAATTCTTTACATGATTGAGTGAGAGTATGTATAACCTGGTGGGTGGGTTCAGAGTACCTTTTAATCTAGTGTGCTTAACTTGATGTTATGataatatttaacttaaatattTGACTTAAATATTGATGTTGAAGGCTCAAAGCTATactaagaagctttctgaaagattattgggctttaaaataatattttaatattgaaccattttttaactttttgtcacTGTTCAATTCCTAAAGGTCTAGTTCTtgccaggttttatttttttttctgattgacaGGGCTTTTAAAGAAGTATGAAGAAAGGTTAAGATTATTAGGCTAGGTTATGGCTGCTCAGTAGTCACTGACAAAGGGTAGCGGATGCTTGGTACAAATAGTGTTATATCCTCTATGACAAATGGGGTGAatgtttttgcacattgatgtgATTAACACATGGTCAGATCCTTTGCTCTCAAATAGTTCTACAGTTTCCGTacatttctgtcttattttttaattctagtgATATACAAATTACATGTGGGCTACTTCATTTGGTAATTTGGTCCAACTTTTTGTTGGCTGTAGAGTGGCCTCTAGGATACAAAAAATGATTCTCTGAGATTTTTCGTTGCAATTGTTAAATACTACTCTGCTTGACTTACTCAGTTTTGGTGGGAAGACCTGGGTCAATTGGAATAGTAGTTCACCTTTCTCAGGGTTTTCAGTTTAATAAGGttattgtcattttatattcccaacaTGGGAATATAGTGGCTTCTAAAGTTTGCAACTGAATTATGTAAAAGGATTTTCTGTTTATTAGGAAGGCAACCTGTCCTGTTCGTGATATATTAACACTTCATTGTCATGTGTCTACCCTTAAAATTGCTATAAACTGTAGTGAAGAAAAAAGCATAGTGGTATTTAGTCACTTCTGGGTTCCTCTTGTCACTTTATATGCAAAAGCATTTTGGCATGTGGGACTTGGGGAGGAGGGACAACTGGTTGTATGTTTTGACCCCTTCCACCTATGAGAATTATCTGAACATTATTCAGATTTAAGAGTTCATGGGAGCAGGTGGTACAGAACCTAGTGTTGAATATAATTTTCGTGCTATGCTTGAATGTATTTTGACGGATTAGCAAAATAAAAGTGAACCTCCTATTTGTAATCCTCCTATTTTTCATCTTAATGTGAAGATTTTTTGcatttacattcttttaaaatctaaattcagTAGTCTTTAGTTGAAAGTGGTTTGAAAGGCAGTTAAAGAtgatacaggttgagtatcccttatctgaaattctTGGGCCCAGAAGTGTTTtaagtttggatttttttcagtttttgaatatttgcattatatttaccAGCTGAGCAGCTctcatacaaaaatgtaaaatccaaaatgctccaatgagcatttcctttcaATGTCATGTCTGCACTCAAAAAATTtcggattttggagcattttggagtTTTTGATTGGAATACCTGTAGTGTTTCAGGTCATTTAAAAAGCTCTCATTGGTACTGATTtactgtatccaaaaaaaaaagcttgcagATGGTTAAGGTTCATAGTGAACTGTCAAATCAGAGTGACGATTCACAGTGATAACTATCAAGTCAGAACGACTATACTGATTGCACCCATTCACCCATTGTTAGTGATTTGGAACATCTCATATTCAAatctaattttcataatttttgtttttaagtaaaccTAAAAATTAAGGATACTCAAGAATTTTGCTTTATGATTTCCTTCTAAACCAGAAGTGACAGTATCAGTTACTGGATTTGTAGACTTACTTAGTTTACCTTTTAAGTGTGCTTAAGTtttgagaatttgcattttaggTTAAATTTTGTCTGCCTGTGTCTGCTGATTGCAGATAGGTATTTGCATGTTGGATTTTGAGCAGAACTGCATCTAGACTGCATGGAGTTTACCCAAAAAAACAGCACTTGCACTTAGGATGTCTTTTTAAATCTTAACCAACTTACAGAATCACTTTAAGGTGATCATTGGGGAAATTTTCCTCCTCTTAGCCTTATTTTGGCCTTTTGAAATAGCAACAAAGACTGCCTCGTCAAATAACTCATTAGCTGCCCTGCTTTTGAGTGAACTTCATATTTGTCTTAAATGAGAATGTAAATGTTAcaagataaaacatttattataaaaatatatttgaaagctgCTATTTAAAAAGGAATTCCAAACTAGGAAGATTAGAAAGGGCAATTCTCTATTTTCCacctattttttaactttcatttgaaGCTAGATGATTTGAACCTTTAGAGAGGAAAAGGATTCAGGAAGTCACCTTTGGTAGTTATTCTTAACTGCTTCCTTCTCTATTCAGGcagactttctttgtctctttgattCTTTTACCACTTCGTATGATTTACTTAAAAAGTCTATCTGAAATAGGTATCATTTCCTGCTCTAAAGTTCTCAAGTGTAAACTTCTGCCATTTAAACAGTGTGCTTATTTCCCAGTGTTTATCATCAATTTCATTGGGTGTTAGGCACCTTTGTGTAAGACAGTTCTATGTCTCACAGCAGTGAGACAA
Protein-coding sequences here:
- the HNRNPA0 gene encoding heterogeneous nuclear ribonucleoprotein A0, with translation MENSQLCKLFIGGLNVQTSESGLRGHFEAFGTLTDCVVVVNPQTKRSRCFGFVTYSNVEEADAAMAASPHAVDGNTVELKRAVSREDSARPGAHAKVKKLFVGGLKGDVAEGDLIEHFSQFGTVEKAEIIADKQSGKKRGFGFVYFQNHDAADKAAVVKFHPIQGHRVEVKKAVPKEDIYSGGGGGGSRSSRGGRGGRGRGGGRDQNGLSKGGGGGYNSYGGYGGGGGGGYNAYGGGGGGSSYGGSDYGNGFGGFGSYSQHQSSYGPMKSGGGGGGSSWGGRSNSGPYRGGYGGGGGYGGSSF